The window TAAAATCTCAACCAACAAGCCAATTTTCATCAACGAGGCAAAAAAGATCTTCAAGCTCTTTTATGAAATGGGGCTTTTAAGATTCCATGGTAAGTCATAGAAACTTGTAATCCAGAAGCTATAATTATCAGCAAGGTAAAATAGATAGAGAGGAAGAAGGCACCATGAGTGATAAAGGATGTAGTGAAGACTGAAGGAAGCAGCTTGCCATAAATTCAAAGTCCCCCCTAGTGATATGTTTGCATCTAATTATGCTCAATACCTCTTGAACTCCATAAagattttaatgaaaagttggCCAATCTCTTTGCTTTTTGTCTCCTTTAAGGATGACAATGGAGAgattaattttggaaatgaaaattttaatagtagATCTTTTCTTCCAACAACCCAAGCCTCTAAGGTTCCATGAAAGAACAATCATCAGGTTGATTCTGAGCCTTCACTAATCAAGGCTTTGGCCTTTTTATCAGATGAAGTGGAGCAAGCCTGGTTCCTAGCTTCACACGAGGCCTTTCTTCTGTTTTATCTAgaatttgttcttatttttttgaGCAGGAATTACAATAATGCACTGCCCACAATCTTCAAATCAAGAGGCCAAAATACTGCCAGGTGGAGTATGGTATTAATGTCAGGATTTGGCAAGAGGATGATGAAGGGAGAGTGTTTTGTGTGCGATACAAAggaactttgatttttgtttatggtGATCTTTTTTGGCGAAACATTTCTAATGGAGGATGGGGATGGGAGATCGAAGAGGGGATCTAGAAGGGAAGGGGAGTAACCGGGGAGAGTATATATAGGTTAGGTCCACCAACAAGATGGCCTGATCAGAAGAATAATGTGTCTTTAATGTGGGgtcaaattttttaacttaGAGATTGGGTTAATTGCTGTgcctttttcaaaaagaaaacatcgGGTTTTGTGCTTGTCTTTGCCCTAGAGTTGGCTGGTTTGCCATGGATTTTGGTGATCATGGCAATATGGTGAACCCCATGGCGTTTTTGTTTGTCAATACGGTGTTCTTATTCTTGATTTCTTAAGTTTTGTAATTACAGAGACCCACTTTTGTACTTTTCTCTTATCACCAAAATAGTTTGTtgttcaaagaaaatattaagaaaGGAAATGGTAAGGAGGACACATATACTTGTACGATCAAagcccaaaaaaaaaaaaaaaaaaagttaattaattaaataaataaataaaagaaagagttCTGCAGGCAGTAAGCAATACTCACCACACTTGATTCCTGAACGTATAGCGCACTCCAAAGTAAGTCCAAATCTTTACCTTCTGCATTGGTATCTTGATCTACAGAACTAGAATCAGGACAATCAGAAACAAAAAGCAATGTGATTGAATTCATAGCTGCACGAACCATCTCCTTCCCTTGATTAGCACTATCACATAAGGTAGAAATGTATATGACAAACCTACACAAGAAGCGACACTGTCAAGCAGGTTCAACTGGCAGAGTGATTATTTAGACACCATATTAAAGCTTGTGAAAcgatgaaaatgatgaaaacaaaattcaatcatgttagtgtgtgtgtgtgagagagagagatatagACAAAGATATATgtcataaaaatttaagatgatCCCATCAACCAAACTGctcataataaataaatgttgagACCAAGATTGTAATCAGTAGAAACAAAAGTTAAGCATAATCCAAGCTAATGACAATGATTAATCAACCTGACATCTCTATCCATGAAATATATGTGAGACCAAGGaagatttaaaaatgataggGGAGAAAGAGATCTTGTAgcaatataaaacaaattctaaaattattatgtACATCCCATCCATTTAGCCCACTGCAACGGCATTGAGCATGATTTACCACCATCACCCTGCATGAGTATCACTTTGAGGACGCAAGCCCACAGAGCAGAGGGCTCAGTAGGTTAAACAATTTTATCtataccaaaaagaaaattgtttaatataGAAGTCGAAGgctaacaaatttttattgatCTAAAACACCTAATATCTGTTAACATTCATTggattcaaaattgaagattaCCACTCATATACAGTATTTGATGGTGTCTACCACTAAGGTTGGTGATAACAACATATTAAAACAGCACCTGCGTGAGCCTGTAACTTTAACAAGACATTCACAAAAAATATAGATGGTCCCAATGCATAGGCCTTGagaatttcttaaaaaacaagGTGGTCATTTTGTTAGACAAAACAAgtgtatcaattaaaaataacttctcactaataaaaatgaagtaagAATAGATTAATAGAAAGAGAGGacaagaaaatagaagatgaCAATGAATTATTTCCAAACGTGAAATGAACTCACATATCCTCTGGACAAACAGCTAAATTGCCACCTATCTGGAGAACCCGAACTGATGAAACTTGCTCAGGAAACAAAGCTACGATGGAGgaagaaaatttgttaataCTCTCCTGCTAAATGTTTTGATAACATACATAGATGAAACCAAGGAGTGCTTACTTTTAGGAGGATAAACCAACAGACAATTCTTAACATCTGATACTATGGAGTGCTTTGTAATGCATATTCCTCTAGCCACCTTGCGGTTGACATCTCTCGAGCTAACGTCTTGAAGACTTTCTAGAGATAATTTAAACAGTTGAGGAACTATGAAGCATGGATCAAGCACCAACTGTTGACTAAAGATGTCCTGTCCAGAAGCCAACCGAACACCCTTATATTGCTCATTACTCTGCAAATATTTCAAGATGTACTATATCAATCCATTTTCATCTCAATGGAAGAGTTGTTTAGTGCATTCCAAGTAGTCcacacaagaaaaagaaaaacatactattataattcTAAACCTTGTCCTTTAATAGAGCAACCACAGGCATTCGCAGTACCTGtacaacaaaaagaagaagttaagAGTAAAATTTCAACCTTATCGTGGAAATGAAAGACAAAGATGAGTCAGGTAGCCCTTTTGATATTTAGCagaaatgaagagaaaaaaatgagacaAATAAGCATGGAATTTGCAATTGAATCACACAAATAAGGCAATAAGAAAGATTTTTAGCAAATGGTCCTCAATCTTCATTGGTCACGTTCTGCCAAAGGAAGGCTTAGAAGCAGTAGACAAGCAATAGACATAGTATAACAAGCAAGCTTTTTATAACCACCCAATTCCCAAGATAAAACCCCAACCAAAAATCAACCTTAAACCCAAGTGAATCGCCACATTGACTACATGGCATCAAGCCACCTGAAAAAGTGTTTTCTCTGAGTCATGAATTctttaccattttcttttatccatCCAAAAAAGGGGTAATAATAATCATAGTAATGCAGAGATCAATCTTTATGACAAATCATAATAATTCAAGGAAATGAAATTAACCCCAAGAGCGAACAGTCTCTAAGAGATGTAGAAATGAAACTGCCACACTAATTAGGAGAGGTATGAAGATGTCTCTTATGCaattaaacagaaaaaatTAAGGGCATTCCGTGAAATAAAGACAATTTTATAGGTTGAGCGAGGTTAGAATATTTCCAATGGAACTTACATAAAGACAACCTTTGACTGCAGCACGACGGCAAAATGCTTGAGAAAGCTCCCCTTGACCATAGATAGGGTATAATAAAGCACCTTGTGCATTTTGAAACCTAGTAGGAATTAACAAAGTAAATAAGAAGTTGCACAAGAAATGTCATTCTATTTGCTACAAAAGTAAAGACGATCTGCATAAGGCAACAGGAGAAATCACATTCTATATTGATAtagaatttcaaattacaaaaaggcATCCTAGAGATTATGTTGATGAAAGCAAACAAAGcgataattaataaaattagtcAAAGTAGGAGTTTTTCATTTCGCTAGAGAAACATAGCGAAGAAAGGTCAGTCACCATAAACAAGTCCaacataaacttaaaaaattcaataaacaaataaaacccATAACACACATAATAATAACCTGCCAATTGAAGTGTGGTAAAGAGCTAGACGGGCGATTCCTTCTTTTGTAAGTAATCTATTTTGACCAATGTCATTGTCGTTCTGATCAGAATCTGCCATGGATATGGCATACAGAATTATCCTGCACATTGAAATGGGAGAGTCGTGAGCAAAAGGAAATTATACTTGTGGTAAACTAACAAGTCTAGTTGAAATCTAGATGTAATAGTTGCTTAGAAGTTTTTGTTTGGGATTAATAATCAAAGTTGGACGTCAAATTTAATAAGCGCAGGGCCATTTAGAACTTGAACAAACACACATACACAAAACAATTCTAACCGATCTACTTACGACTTCATCTTTTGAGGCAACCGCAATTTATTCAAGAAGTCCGAAAATGGAGTGTCCAAGTCTTCTTGGGAGATTTTGGAACTTTCACCATCCTCAGCAGGATCCAAATGCTTCTGAACGAGTTTGAAAAACCTCATCAACTGGTTCTTCTCCGTCAGACTCAAACTCTTGTCCTTAAATATAGCTGCTCGAGAACCAGGCACATTAACCAGTTTTCCATTCTGATCCCACAAATAGCTCGCATCAATGCTCTTAAATTCCAAATACTGGTTAACCCCCACTTTCAGAACAGCGTCAATGCATTTATCAGCACAAAACAAAACCCTCGGTCCAGCTAAATCAATATTGAACTTTCTGGCATGCTCTTGAAGGACTTCAGGTGCGTAGGAGGATATTTCAACATCCGAGTACAAAGACCTAGTTTGAAGATCAACAGAGACATAATCTTGATTATCGTAAGAAGCAAGAGGTGGCGATGGCAGCAAAGGGGCAGAGGCGGAATTGAGAAAGGAGGTGAGGTCGTGGAGAGGAAGAGTAGCGAAGTGACCTCCATAGTAGGGGTTAGGGTCGAGGTGGAGGACAGTTTTTCCGGAGGCGGAGGCAGCGGCGGCAAGGATGGATTGGGGCAATCCAGTGCCAACGACAATGAGGTCAAAGGTGGAGGGATCAATGAGAGGGTGTTGAGAGAGGTCGGACATGTTGAGGAGGAATTGGATGAAGGAAAGAATCTGCAAATGGGAATGGGTTCGTCTTGCTACAACAATGGATTGGGAGCCGACCAGCTTTTCATGGTCGGTCACCGGAGGTTAGAAATCAGAATGGATTTGAAATTGTGACTGAAAAGGGAAGGGTAGATGATGATGTTGAGGAAATGTTTAGTGATGAAGAGCCCTAAAACCATGAAATAAAGCAATCCTTTCACGAAATGGAAGGCGGCAACGCCATCGAACTGTGAGAATTCATCGGACGATGGCGGGGTGTTGGACGGACTACTGAGTAACGCCAACACCCATTCAACGGCGAAAACGGCGACTTTAACAGAAACGGCGAATTGGACAGAGCAACCTCacgaatttcttttttttccttcgcTTTCTTTACTATTAAAATGAGTATGGGGGTTTGGGGgaaggaaaataataagaagagtTGGATTAAGAGGAggaaatgattattataatcttgtTCGAggtaataattatttataatttttgtttggggaAAAGTATTAAGTGAAACGATTACACGGGTTTATTATAAACCTTATTTGAAAGAATGATTATTTGAAAGAATgattatgataaaaaattgtatttattttatttgtgtaatttttttaatttgtatgttAACTCCAATATGATAAAAagatacataattaatttttttttgaaaataaaattattgttcttttttttactaacGCAatgcaaaatagaaaatgtacTAATATAATTTAAGCGTTCACACAAaatttgtattgatttttctttttgtataaatacttttttactTGTAACGTGCAcctaatatacttttaaaaataaagttttttttttgtttgtactatagtttttttttttaaacattaaatcaAGTACACAAAATAagtgtattaatttatttatttttgtgtaaaatatgtttacGAAATTTATATCATAAATTCAATTCACACATACATTGtactatttaattattcacTTGTCTTCGATTTGTAGTTCAACTTGATCCGTAAATCCAAAATATTccataaatatgtttttttttaaaaaaattatggcaaatatttgtttttttctttgaattacGTATGTTTTCAATGTGTAAGAAATGTTTATGGAATATTTTTCGTaaaccaaatacaaacaaaaattgtattttttttttgtctaaatttgtttattttgttcgtattgttttccaaaacgacaaaaatttgtattaaaataatgtttatagaTCGTAcaaacaaattgtattttttttttttcatttatgtaaaatatgttttttcaaattttaccgtaaacataatacaaaaagaaatttgtattttaagtttgtatCATCAATACTTacaataaaaattgtattatgttgtttttatttttttttcttcaggaAAACGACAAGCAACATACTATAAAAGATGACTAATTCATTTGGCACAAAGAGAATGAAGAATAAGAGAGAGtcattaatttgtttgagaaagagaataaataaaatgattaatttgaagagaagaataaataaatgaggaaAGAGAATAAGGAGAAGGAAGATAAAAATTATACGGAGAAATTGAAggattatattgaaaaatgaaatgattaagTGAAAAAAGTGGGTAACAGATGAGGAAAGAGAATAATAAGAGAGATTAAGGATATTATTTTCCCTCCTCTTAATCCCTGGACCAAAGGACATCTTAgtcatttccttttctttctccaaacGATCcctaattttttgtttcaaaagtaGAAATAGACTCTAACGAAAATGTAAAGTTAGTAACagcaacaaatttatttatttgaagttGTTAGATATAACTTATATTTTCATGGTTAATGATTGTCTTTTGTGTTTATGAAAGTTAGTGTTGTTAATCATCTTAATTTCGCtctaaaacaatatttgtattgtttgtttttagttgttttgcatattttaaaagaaggaaatgtTACATGTGTTGAACACATATTCCATTATTCTTGCTATCTTACTATCATGTAGCATCATGCTTGATAACAAATGCAATTTTGTTCAATGAAAAGATATAAGGCAAAATGGGAGAAGAGGAAGTCTCTGTCTTGGTGGTAGCATAatacaaacaacaaattaacaaataaggGAAAGTAGAGTCTTTTAAGCttaatttaggaaaaaaaaaccaaatgaactatttttaatatttttaaattctcatgttacatgtttgttatttaaacttcattaattttacatcgattttgttattattataaaattaataaaaaaaatcgtataattttcaatttttaactttgattttttataaaacaatggTAAGAGTTACAACCAAGTAAACCTAGTAGCAAAACGAGTTTTAATAAACccattcttcaaaaacaaagaaaagatgatTACTCAATGAGACAATTCTCATTTAGTTCAATCcatactaatattttttatcatttgtcACAGGTatcaaaacaacaaatttcaattgtattttaaatcaataaatttaaaataatttctatctaaatattgattttattgatGGCACAAgtcgttttttaaaatgtgtttgttagaaatattatcaactaaaatattaGGTTACATGAACATATCTTTAAATTGTATCAAATATGAGAAGAGTTTTAACCACTGCACCAAAACTTACATGAAACAATGTATTATCACATCTATTGTATTTTCAATGTAATTTATATGCACTTTGAAATTCATattcaaagttttgatatatcctgaaagtttcattttttttagcaCTAAGATTAGTGAAGATTTAGGATCCAACCTTCCCTTACCCTAAGCAGCATACAGGCAAccaatctatatatatatatatatatatatatatatatatatctatagaATATCTTAATTctaagtaaaaaataataacaataaatgaTACCTAAGATAAAGAGTTtcccaaaaaagaagaatgaaagggAAAATATATGGTgggtaaagaaagaaaaagaacaacaatGCTGAACCTTACAAGAAGAAATAGTGGTGGGGCTGTAAAAACTTCTCCAGCCTCCCCTCACATTTAGGAAAATATTGGTTGCCAAGTATTGTACATAGCACATGTGGCGATGTATCGTTCATTCTTCATCACAATTACCTTCAATCCCCATTTTTACTTCACCACTCGAAATACAAACTTGCTAACCCTTGTCGACAGTATCAACCAAGGTATAATTCCAACCTGCAATTCATCATTAAAATTTACCTACGAATCACCATACTCTCTCATTTGTGCAGAGCCATGATTGTGGTGATAGATAGTAATTTCATGTTATTATATGTAGTTGcctaatataaaataaaacacccTCTAGTATTTGAGGTTCCGAGAATCTTCCCCACTCAAgcactaattttttttaatccgtAAATGTCCGAATCGGTTTATGCACATCTCGACTAATCTCACAGAACAACCATGTATTGAACCCATGAgctcttagttagttattgagatTACTTAAGCCCTAATCCaacaaaaaccaacaaaataattgatacatttaactttttacgctcattctatttataacaaatcaCTGTTTAAAACTACCCCAACTCTTTACTGctgtattttttaatcttttggtAAGAAACTGAGATTTCAGCAAGAAAACAATggccaacaaaaaaaaaagtccaaaaaAACCTACAACAAGGGCATCCAAGCCAAAAATCACTACCAATCgaagaaattacaaaaaggtCCAGTGATGGATGCCCTCAACTAGGTGTTAGTTAAACCTCACCTCCTCCCGCACATCTCTCTAAGAAATCCTATTGTCTCTCTCAAGCCAAACCCCCCACGAGATTGAAGATAGCAAAGAAACTAGTGGGCCACAAAACTTTTCCTTCCTTCCAAATTGGCAAACCTAGGAGCACCTCCTCAATCGAAGCAGAACATTCATTCCTCACTAATATCATTTCTTTGGGTGAAAGTGGTGTTATGTTTATGGTcaagagataaaataaatgcaaTATGATCGATGAGGTTATATGCAAATAAATGAGAATTCTACCTTCACATAATCATTTACGGTACCTCCAGCCCTCCAAGATAAAAACTTTCCTGCAGTAGGGGGATTCATCAAGACactgatatttaaaattttaaatgaaatgacatatttttaatagttcTTCAGAAATTATGCTTGCGATGAGAGTGATTACCAAATGGCTGCACAAGGTGATGAGGTACAGTAGCAACAGAAGCTCTCCAAAACCAGCAAACCAGCACAATATGTATAATAACCTACATGACCATAAGataacaaactttttaaagaaCTGCAAACATATAGACACATTTAGAAGAACATTTAGAAGAACATAATACCTTCGATACCAACAGTACTTGACTATATAAACCATATGACGTCTTGATCTCCTTATTACGTGATTCTTGATCTGGCAGCAATgtcattcaaattgaattaaaagtGTAATCCGAAGCATCTTAATAAGTAGTACACAAGGGAAGGAAAGTAATCAATTGGAGAAAACAACTGAAATAAGATGAACAGAAATTGAGGCTAGGCTATAATGATAAATAAGACTATTTTACTGCTCTTATATTTTAGCTAGACTTCAAGATGCATATTGAGTGATATTGGCCTTTTAGAAAACATAAGAATCACTCTCAGTAGTTGGATAACTTGAAACGAATAATTGAACATGGATAACCTTGGTAAAGCCCTACATCAAAATTGGCATTTAACATGGGCTAAACTATGCCACACAACATTTTAGTTAGAATTAGGGGTGATATTAGATTTGAGAAAAACTGGCATAAAACTCTATTGACCTCAAGGCCAGAGGTTTCCCCCCCCACTCCACATATTGTCAAGGAAAACATGGTCTTGTATAAGAAAGGGTGCCACTACACAAGTTCATCTACGTCAATATCCTATATTAGTTGGATGCCTACACCTCAAGCATGCAACAATCATTCACAATAGAGTAAATCAACTTCTCCCATTTGCATGTGCTAACGCCTAATGTAGTACATTTACCACGATTCCTAGAATAAGACCGATTTTACCAATGAGTAGTTGCTTTCAACTTGCTATGATATACATAACACTTCTTTAGTTCCCTCCCATCCAGAGTCATATTATAGACAAGAGCTTGTTCGATGATCTCCAAGTTCCAACGGTTAAACCATGGTCCATATATGAATCAATTGGCAGCATGAGAACCATGTTGGATGAAGTTGCAAATATATTTACGACTACCTAGTTTCATTGGATGGAGCGGCAATAACATTTACCAGCACATACACCCATCTTACTGTTAGTTTGGAGTgtataaccttttttttctttggtttcaATAAGAGAACCATTCTTTCTAATTGTCAATAGCTTAGTGGTTGCTCAAGCTTCTAATCCTTAGATTCCTATATCACATAACAGTCAATGGTCCAAGCAACATCCTCAAAACTGCTCATGCAACGATGTTTTATAAAGCAAACCTTACCATACAATAGCAAACTTATTCCCCTACCCGTTATTGATGAGAAGAGGTATAAAGCATTTCACAATATTCTCTCAGCAACTCAttagctaaaaaaaaaattaagggaaTATTTGAATATCGGGGGATGAATTAATTATAGCCTCACAATTTGCTAGCTCCTTCTCCTTAGCGGCTGCCAACCTCCGAAGTTTTGCAGCCTGTGCAAATGTAGATGGTCTACAAGAACATAAACGCAAATAAATATGATCCCCATGACAGCCATAACAGTTGCAAACAATCATATAGAATGAATGATTtgagccttttttttttttgtaagatgATTTGAGTCAAATTAACACTGTCTAATGCTGAATCGAGCTGGAAAATACTACTCACTGAGATAAGGTGCTAGCCTCCTTcagaagttgctttattgatttgcGCAACTCCATTTCCACCTGGCTGTTGGAACCTCTCTGAAAAGTACACGCATGATGGAAACACGAttgtttcaaaacaaacaagttgACAAGATTGAACGGATAACAAATTATAACATTAGCAAATTCCCAGACATTAAAACTGAAAATGTCCATAGATCTCCACATTAAATGCATCGCGTTcctaaactaatcaaatcACAATGTCTTCAATCCAATATCGTAAACTTCACGAAGCACAGTTAGATAAATTGCATTCTCAAGTCTGTCAACAAAAATACTGAAACGCGCTACAGCTCAAAcctcaaaattcaattataaataacaaGCTTAGGATTGAAAAACAAGCGGAATGATAGAAAATACAAACACGAAAAGAATTCCAacggaaaaaataaaatcaaacgAAAAGGCGAACCTTCTTCAGGTGCTCCAGCCATTTAGCGAGAAACTGAAAACCGATAAcgataaagaaaatgaatggaGCGGCAATGGAGCTTCGATGCTCTACGATTCCTTCCGGTTCCATTTCCAGAGAATTTTCTGCCACAACAGTgaattaatcaaacaaaagaaactcCGTTCATCGTCGCAATTGGACGGAGGTTATTCTGGAAGAAGTTGAGATCATAATTGGGCTTACGAATATCAACAAAGGAGGGGCTTGAAATAAGAGGTCTCAAAATCCAAGGCCCAAAAGAACCCAAAAGCCCAGCCCAGTTCGTGGAGAATCCAAACGCTGCGTTTTCAATTCCAAATATCTTAGAAAAAGGAACTAAGTTACGAAAATACCCCTGAGTAGTGAGATCAATGATTACCTCAACGACGCGTTAATCGTTTTATCACGTTTATTGTGATAAGTTGCGCACTAAGGGAGGGGACGAGTT of the Cucumis sativus cultivar 9930 chromosome 3, Cucumber_9930_V3, whole genome shotgun sequence genome contains:
- the LOC101204555 gene encoding rab escort protein 1 yields the protein MSDLSQHPLIDPSTFDLIVVGTGLPQSILAAAASASGKTVLHLDPNPYYGGHFATLPLHDLTSFLNSASAPLLPSPPLASYDNQDYVSVDLQTRSLYSDVEISSYAPEVLQEHARKFNIDLAGPRVLFCADKCIDAVLKVGVNQYLEFKSIDASYLWDQNGKLVNVPGSRAAIFKDKSLSLTEKNQLMRFFKLVQKHLDPAEDGESSKISQEDLDTPFSDFLNKLRLPQKMKSIILYAISMADSDQNDNDIGQNRLLTKEGIARLALYHTSIGRFQNAQGALLYPIYGQGELSQAFCRRAAVKGCLYVLRMPVVALLKDKSNEQYKGVRLASGQDIFSQQLVLDPCFIVPQLFKLSLESLQDVSSRDVNRKVARGICITKHSIVSDVKNCLLVYPPKTLFPEQVSSVRVLQIGGNLAVCPEDMFVIYISTLCDSANQGKEMVRAAMNSITLLFVSDCPDSSSVDQDTNAEGKDLDLLWSALYVQESSVGQFGTVSFTPMPDGSLNYDDLLNATFELFQKMYPNEELFPETTTAGDHQDDGEES
- the LOC101204142 gene encoding uncharacterized protein LOC101204142, encoding MEPEGIVEHRSSIAAPFIFFIVIGFQFLAKWLEHLKKRGSNSQVEMELRKSIKQLLKEASTLSQPSTFAQAAKLRRLAAAKEKELANYQESRNKEIKTSYGLYSQVLLVSKVIIHIVLVCWFWRASVATVPHHLVQPFGKFLSWRAGGTVNDYVKVGIIPWLILSTRVSKFVFRVVK